In Lolium rigidum isolate FL_2022 chromosome 7, APGP_CSIRO_Lrig_0.1, whole genome shotgun sequence, the DNA window TGAAAAAAACTACATAAGTTGGCAAATGATTCAGTTAGGATCCTCCCAAGGGAAAGAATGGTACATTGCCACTGTACATGGTAATCTTGTTCAATAATGAAAAGATGCATTtgaaaatatgcacatattttgtAGCTTggaaccaaaataccactatgttAAAATGCTGTAATTAATTTGGGGGGACTGCAATTATGTATTGCCACAGACCCTTGCGAGAtttgcattgaccaagtttaCTAAACAATGGTATAAACTACAAATCTTGCAGAAAGGAACCTGCCATTTTAAATAAGAAAACTGTGTAGCCTCTGATTGCTACTGACATGATAGTTCAGAGTGATTTCTGACTGATTATGCTAGAAACTTCATCTCTTCTGTTTGTAGGGAGCATGATTCTGAAGTGTAGGTTTTAACCATGACCCTAGTGCCTTCAGACTTTCAAAATTGTGCATGCATCCATATATATGGTGCATTCAGTTGAGAAGCCTAATACATAGTTATTTTCTTGCAGCAAAGCTATATGCTATATGTGAATGTTTAATATCATTTTTTGAGTATCTAGTAATCTTGTTTGATGAAGAAATGATGCGCATATCATGTAGttccagacaaaaaaaaaaaccaatatGATACAATGCAATAACCAATTTGGGAGGCCTGCGAGACGCAAGGTTACTACATGAGGTTGCAGCAAGGAGCATGCCCTTTTATAATAATTAAATTGAGAAAACTCTGCAGCCCCTAGCTAGTTGTTACTGATACGATCATTAGGTATGATTTTGTATTGCTTACATTTTGATGTCACGATGCAGCTTCGAAGTCTTTCGCATGATTTATGGCTGATTACATTAGAAAACCCCTAGTTCATACCCATAGTGTGTTTAATCGAGAAGTCTAATGCATACTCTTATTTCTTGAATTGTCAATGTATAATCGTTCCTGTTGGAATGTCTTGTTCCAGGATCTTCTTGGCATTGGCCATAGCCGTACAGGATGAGGCATTGGTCCAAGGTCTGATTGGGATACTAGTAACTCATCTGTCCTGTTAAACTGAAGACGGTAACTGCGGTGTAAAAGTGCCTTACGCAGGACCAGACATGACACTCGTTACATAGTAGCAAAATTTCAGTAGCAAACACGAGGCGGTCACTTGGTAACTCAGCCATTGTGGATTTCTGTATATGCTATAGCTTCTGGACCAATTTAGTCATAGCCATTGTGGATTTCTGTATATGCGAGAGCTTTCGGACCAATCTAGTCCTAGTACATGTGGGAATCATGCTTGTCGACCTACTGGATATATTGCTCGTCTTAATATAAACAGAAGGCTCGGGACAAGGATTTTATGCACATGGGAGTCAGTGCTCTCTtcacttttggatttttgaaaatttcagattctcatatttctctgctttcaagaattatgacattaaatatgtagatagatgtgtatacgaggattggaatcaaaaaagtctcgtcaaaaaatacgttatatttttggagatgcaaaaaagacaaatttctgacagtacactgacaaaatatacgtactattgtactactatttatagtcagaaatttgtcttttttatattttccaaaatacaaagtattttttaatgggacttttttgactacactcctcgtgtctaaatctatctacatatttaatgccataatttttgaaaacataaaagagcgaggttttaaaaaatttcaaaaatccaaaagtccAAGGAGCACTTATGCTCATGTGTGCACATGGTACTTTCGTCTTAATATTGGATGCAAAGCGTACGTCTCTTTTCTTCTCTCAAACCTCATTAGCCCAAAAGACATGAATCTAGACACTAAACATCACACTGTAACTATATATGCATACAATCAATCGGAGGAAGCAGAAGATTTTTTTTCATGAGACAATCAATCGCAGAATCTCTCCTTATTACACATACTTTTATCACAATGTTAACCATAAACAAGAGAAAAAATAGATTTAAAGAACACATCAGTATCATTAAAATGGTAGGCAATGTGTGAAGAAGAGTCCGATTGGTGAGGTTTAGGCGGAGCTCCAGTGGCCGGCCTTCTCGAAGCCGTTGCGGCCGTAGTAGTAGTCCTCCGTGGCCTGCTGGATCTCCGCGCGCGTGTTCATCACGAACGGCCCCTGCTGCACCACCGGCTCCTTCAGCGGCCGCCCCGCCGCCAGCACGAACCGCAGCGGCGCGCCGGACCCGTTCCACACGCTCAGCCCGTCCCCGTCGGCGCCGAGCACGAGGCAGTGGTGCGCGGCCGCCGGCGCGGCGCCCTCCCGCCCGAACGAGCCCTCCCCCTCGATCACGTACACGAAGGCGTTCCACCCCGCCGGGACCGGCTGGTGCAGCTGCGACCCCGGCCGCATCGTGAAGTCCATGTACAGCGTCGGCGTCCGCGTGTACACCGGCGACCGCACCCCGAAGGCCTCCCCCGCGATGATCCGGACCTCCACGCCGTCTTTCTCCGCGCGGCTTATGTCCTTGCTTTGCAGTTCCTGATACCGCGGCTCGATCCTGCCATGGATGCATAAATTTCAGTTTAGTGATTGATCATTCAGGATAGGAGGATTGTTGGCTTTGTTGCCTTGATATGATACACGTACATCTTGTCCTTGGAGGCGAGGTTGATCCAGAGCTGCAGGCCCTTCTGCACGCCGTCCGACGCCGGCATCTCCGAGTGCACGATGCCACGGCCGGCCGTCATCCACTGAAGATTCAGTATTGCAGTGTTAGCTGGAGATAAATTCCAACAAATCATGTTCATGACTGGAATGTTGAGTAGGTGTTGGACCTGAACATCTCCTGTTCTGATGGTGCCCTTGCGTCCGGAGAAGTCCTGGTGGGTGAAGGCCCCCTGCAGCCATCATAAAGCAACACTTCAGCAAACACATCGCAGCAGCAAGCAGGCAGCATGATTCATcagatagaagaagaagaacatgggagggagggaggaggaagCAGGGCATGGCCGGGTGCGTACATCGAGCATGTAGGTCACGGTCTCGAATCCTCGGTGGGGGTGGTCGGGGAACCCAGCGGGCTTGGATACCGAAAACTCGTCGAGCATGAGGAACGGGTCCAGGCTCCTGAGCTCGTGCCTGGAGCAGCAAGAAACATACGGAAGTCAACCGACGGCAACTCGCGAGATTCAGTCAGCGAAGGGGTGATGGACTGTACTGTACCTGCCGATGCTCCGCCTGACGGTGGCGCCATGCCCCTCGGACTGGGCCTCCGAGAGCAGCTTCCTGACCACCGCCCTGGGGTTCTTGAACGGCGCCGTCGGGgcagacgaagacatggtggtggCTGGGAGCAAGAACACGGCGCTCACGACAAGGatcaggaggaggagaaggattaGGATGAGGAGCGGGGTGGTGGAGCTTGTCTTTCTGGAAGGCGCTGTCGAGGAGAGAAGACGTTTGCTGTTGAGCTTGAGCCTGGTGAGACGGGCGAGTGCCGTATAAataggggaagaagaagatgatgaagatgagtGCCTCAGCATCTTCGTCGTCGCTCTGCTGCTGAGCAATGGTGGATGGGAGGGGTAAATAAATGGGGATCGAGACGCCTCGATCTCCAGGTGGGTGTTGACCATgggcgggcggcgcgcgcggctgcggctgctgccggaaCCTGGAGCCGACGACGTGCTGGCGTGCGGCGATCGTCACCCTCGGCCGTACGTCGGCGTCGCGTCATGCGTTCCGTCATGGTTCTGCTACGCGTGCCCGCCATTATTCTTTTCAAAAGCATCCTTCCAAAATTTTCGGAAGTCCAAACCTTTTGAGATTATTtcttagggcatgcccaatgcaatgCCCTAGAGGTACTGCCTCGCAACTTTAGTTAGGTTCGGGTGATCCAAAGTAGGTTCGGCTAAGGAAGtagcctcttcatcaggaggcagcctcttcagccataaagtgaaaactgagtgaaaatgtgagagagaaagagaaaaaaccAAATCACCTTTTAAGAGAAAGATATACTAATGGGACCCtaacatggcatgtatatgtcaaaagttttatccaagcctagttggacagctgcctccattgctcatgcccttagtCGCCTCCAAAATTTCCGTAAGGCTGGATTTTTTCAATTCATCTCTTCGTCTCCTCCAAGATTTCTTTGACACCAAATGTGCCGGATAGATCTTTAACGAGAGAAAAACATAGAATGATAGAGTATTTCCTTTGTCTGAGTACCAGGTACTGTAAAAATGCTCAAAACATACACTACTTCCTTTGTCTGGAAAAAAGATATTGCAGATTTATCTATATACGTATGTATCTAGGCGTATTTTAGTGTATAAATATATAAGAGTATAAAATATTATGAAATCGCTAGGGTGGCAATAAAAAAACTCACAGAAAAAATATATTGTCTTGTTGGTCAAGTTCAACATTCAATTCCAACTGGCAGCCGGACCCAAAAAAAACTTCTCCAAGCCTATACAAATGTACGTACTTTAGTTGCCAATTTATTTTGGATGAAATCTCACCTCACAATGAAAACTCAGACATCACCGAAAAGTGACACAGCAATCAACACGTGAACTCCCAAAGCCACAAAGCAAAAGCAAATCAACATCAACACCAGGAGATGCAATAATAAAACTTAGTACTGATCTTTCAAAAAATGATCAGCAAGTCAACATCAATATGACAGCTGCCATGATAGAACTTAGTAGcgatctttcaaaaaaaaaaaactttggaaAGATAAAACTTAGTGCCATAGCATAAAAATCAAAATCAGATACAACATGACAAGAAGTAGTAGCTCCGTCCATTGGGACGGCGGGAAGCTagtttgttataaaagcgacaagcaaataacaaagaacgaaacaagaacacacgcaggggacacaagatttaacgtggaaaaccccttccaacacagaaggggaaaaaaccacgggcgtcagccagcaaaacttcactatatcgggaggtgtttacaaacgtcgtgggttatcttataatctgataaaccctagtcgGCGGCTTGcaggatgtatatataggcggtgccaatgaTCCGtatctcgctccgctcgtcagaagttagcctttctttagtatatgaatttggatcacaatacaacaaattccacattgagacaaattccatcttgtagcatgaacttcaacaatctcctgaacaacaaagaaaaacatttgctggcgccaacagccacttaggctaaacagttataccaaccaagctcgagcaaagctcaaacttcgaaacaggaactggctttgtcatcatatcaacaggattatcatgagtacttacctTGCATAcattcagtttaccttgagcaacaatgtcgtcgtggtgaacgagcagatgccataggatggcttagattggggccgaatggacgcaagaggattcgggggagggtttgcgatcaggtgggaagagattccggatggtttcctcaagaacttggccaaggccagaggttgaagaagaaagacacaaggaagaactcctctagatcaccatgttcatagaTTCACACAAGTTACGAGGCTCGCCTTCCTACATACACGCGTACATACTTGCCCGTGAAGatgggctgcccctctccttatataggggagagggtggcttacaccgcaagaaaccctaatggcatctttgattggacaaactactttacgcagttactgtacaaagctactttaaccgAGCTAcctgtacaaagctactttaatcatagatgacaccggggcctTCTTTTATCATAGAAGCCGACGTCCCCGGCTTCTTTCTCcgtcacctctctctttggcgccagggctctgaaTAAAGTTACttggcttagctcatccttgtcttcttgctctgaagagaatctttgaccagtcctgccgacaggctctcctttccggtatcttttataccgggttccggcatacccctttggggataccggcttagccttgcTCTCCCGGATTCCTACTAGGCTTCCGgcaagaacattaaaccggtatctcgatggctcaaaccatccggtttggcatgcctttggcataccggggttatccccccaacattagtccccgaagctggtatagcctggaggattctatcctacagaccatgccaggttttcatcTTTCTAAGATACCGGTTTAGTCACTCATCTCTTGAGcttagttccggcacctttacccttgttccttttcttctctttgcaAGGCTCGTTCCGGCATCTCTTTTTTCCGGCACCACGTGTCTTTGctccttcctcggcgaagtcgagaatatatcgggccccgcgcctgtcagtgacatgcgcactgtaactgacgcgccagtgtccgcTGTCACATCGTTTCGACTCCCGCGCACgcatttaatgcaccgcagcggatcccactacctcttcgggatcccgcgtgcgcctccgtgtggcctccgtTTTCGCGCGTGTATCCctccgccacgtggcggcccaaggcgcgaaccgtcgcgggccgcgaggcgaaccgccgcggcccagcggttccaCGCCCACTTTCTCTCTCTTATATAAACGCAACTgcccgttcctcttcatcttcttcgcattcttctccttcgcgcacagagctccacgcctctgcgcctccgccgctctccgtccgccgtcgcccGTTCAAGCTCCGgtgcccggcgaactcacgccgtgccgccgccggacttcgctgtgcggagatcttcggcagcaacttcttCGCGTCCGCCGCATTTGtgcttcttcgcgagcttctccgcctcgccgtcgacggtgctcgccggcggccgccgacCCGCTTCTCCGCCAGCAAACTCTTTCCCCGAGCGAccgcgccgctcaaggttggtactAATTTCTCTTTACTCGCCGTtcgcttgctttccagatcttgagcctttggtgttcttatttgctcctttttctttggttttcctcttactcgtagatcttcacgcggggttcgAGTCTGGGATTTCTGTTTCTCCACCTACCCTCGCGATGTCTGACGAGGGATCTtcttccgcatcttcttcttccctttctctcaagcgccgcAGACCCTCTCCCGGTGAATCTACGGCCTCAGATccaatggagaccgattccggcaatcagcaggaatccggtagcctcCAAGAGTCCGGCGGcaacctagaatccggtagctttagccaagcttccggtagccaagaggCCGGTAGCTCGGCCAAGCCtctagcagctccagccaatcttccggcgaggagccttccccacccactcgcggagcctggatgggctccaacgttactgaGTTCGAGATTGATTGGCTGTACCGGTCTcgaaggattccggaaggagtttcctgtcggattccggatgacgagatcgaaccggatccggaagacgacgagtttgttgtttttctcgctcacttcgagcgtggcttcggccttcctgcctctacTTTTTTCCGGGAGTTCCTAGATTTCTacgaactccaacctcaccaccttcctggcaacgccattttctatctctcttgttatgccaccttcatggaggcttacatcggcattcgtcccactcgtgagacgtttgcccgtttctttaACTTGCGGATCAACTCCGTCCAGGGCAGGGAAATTcctaagcccaagccgcccgtgCAGTGCGGCTCCTGCAtcgtcggctcccgccaagggagcacttttcttaagttttccggcctcgagtcttgccgcacctggcaaggaactttcttctacgtgaagaacaccggccgcGCCGATCGCATCAATCTTCCTCCATATCAAGAGGGGCCCCCCAGCagagccaactggagctacaacccgaagacagAACATGCCGAAACCAATCGGGTAGtgcgcttcttggcctctttgaagaaggagaccaacatctgtccCGACGATGTCATCCGGACCTTCatatcgcgccgggtgcttcctcttaagcgccgcgcacataggatgagcgagatgtatggcccaggcgatcctaccaagatcacaggccgtgctctcagcaagaaagatgttgttcgcaaggctaagcagatttgtcaAACTGCTATGCCTTTtacttgggaatggggcctccttcccctcagtT includes these proteins:
- the LOC124678210 gene encoding pirin-like protein, with amino-acid sequence MSSSAPTAPFKNPRAVVRKLLSEAQSEGHGATVRRSIGRHELRSLDPFLMLDEFSVSKPAGFPDHPHRGFETVTYMLDGAFTHQDFSGRKGTIRTGDVQWMTAGRGIVHSEMPASDGVQKGLQLWINLASKDKMIEPRYQELQSKDISRAEKDGVEVRIIAGEAFGVRSPVYTRTPTLYMDFTMRPGSQLHQPVPAGWNAFVYVIEGEGSFGREGAAPAAAHHCLVLGADGDGLSVWNGSGAPLRFVLAAGRPLKEPVVQQGPFVMNTRAEIQQATEDYYYGRNGFEKAGHWSSA